The following proteins are encoded in a genomic region of uncultured Vibrio sp.:
- the folP gene encoding dihydropteroate synthase, whose protein sequence is MIIKAKNKSLDLSRPHVMAILNVTPDSFSDGGKFNSLDLALVQVEKMIKAGVSIIDVGGESTRPGAPEVTLEDELERVIPVVRAIRAHYPDVWISVDTSKAEVIRQSVEAGADLINDIRSLTEPGALEVAAQANIPVCIMHMKGQPKTMQQNPQYDDLMQEVEQFLAERMAVCEAAGIARKNIILDPGFGFGKTIEHNYHMLAHLEKFHEFGLPILAGMSRKSMIFKLLDKPAAECTNASVVCATIAAMKGAQIIRVHDFEETLEAMKVVEMTKNNI, encoded by the coding sequence ATGATTATTAAAGCAAAAAACAAATCTTTGGACCTTTCTCGTCCCCACGTCATGGCCATCCTCAACGTTACACCTGATTCCTTTTCTGATGGAGGCAAGTTCAATTCACTCGATTTAGCCCTTGTCCAAGTTGAGAAAATGATAAAAGCAGGGGTTAGCATTATCGATGTTGGCGGCGAATCAACGCGCCCTGGTGCTCCTGAAGTTACTCTGGAAGATGAACTTGAACGAGTGATCCCCGTCGTCAGAGCGATCAGAGCTCACTACCCAGATGTGTGGATTTCAGTTGACACCAGTAAAGCTGAAGTGATTCGTCAGTCCGTGGAAGCAGGGGCAGACCTGATTAATGATATTCGTTCACTGACCGAGCCGGGCGCTTTGGAAGTCGCAGCACAAGCGAATATACCGGTGTGCATCATGCATATGAAAGGTCAACCAAAGACCATGCAACAGAACCCGCAATATGATGATCTGATGCAGGAAGTGGAGCAATTTTTAGCGGAGCGCATGGCAGTATGCGAAGCGGCAGGTATTGCTCGTAAAAATATCATTCTTGATCCTGGTTTTGGCTTTGGCAAAACCATAGAACACAATTATCATATGCTGGCTCATCTCGAGAAGTTTCATGAATTTGGCTTGCCTATTTTGGCCGGCATGTCTCGTAAGTCGATGATTTTTAAACTGTTGGATAAGCCTGCAGCAGAATGTACAAACGCCAGTGTCGTTTGTGCCACTATCGCCGCGATGAAAGGTGCACAGATCATTCGAGTACACGACTTTGAAGAAACGCTAGAAGCGATGAAAGTTGTTGAGATGACGAAAAACAATATTTAA
- the glmM gene encoding phosphoglucosamine mutase, whose amino-acid sequence MSNKRRYFGTDGVRGKVGQYPITPDFVLKLGWAAGRVLAKQGTKKVIIGKDTRISGYMLESALEAGLAAAGLKATFTGPMPTPAVAYLTQTFRAEAGIVISASHNPYYDNGIKFFSSEGTKLPDDIELAIEAELDKEIECVESAELGKATRLNDAAGRYIEFCKSTFPSALTLSSLKIVVDCAHGATYHIAPNVFKELGAEVIAMGVEPNGTNINDEVGATDVRALQKRVVEEQAHLGLAFDGDGDRLIMVDHLGNKVDGDQIAYIIARDALRRGELKGGVVGTLMTNLGMENGLKQLGIPFVRAAVGDRYVMEQLLAKGWKIGAENSGHIILLDKVTTGDAIVAALQVLASIIGSDMSLYDLSQGMKLYPQVLENVRFSGDVNPLEAKAVLDSVADVEAELGDKGRVLLRKSGTEPLIRVMVEGEDAELVQSSALKIAEAVKASF is encoded by the coding sequence ATGTCTAATAAAAGACGTTACTTTGGTACAGATGGTGTGCGTGGCAAAGTTGGCCAATATCCAATCACACCTGATTTCGTACTTAAGCTAGGTTGGGCGGCTGGTCGCGTATTAGCGAAACAAGGCACAAAAAAAGTAATTATCGGTAAAGATACTCGTATATCTGGCTACATGCTTGAGTCTGCTCTAGAAGCTGGTTTAGCGGCAGCGGGTCTTAAAGCGACGTTTACTGGACCAATGCCAACGCCAGCCGTTGCTTATTTAACCCAAACATTCAGAGCAGAAGCTGGGATTGTGATCTCTGCATCTCATAATCCTTACTACGATAATGGCATCAAGTTTTTCTCTTCTGAAGGCACTAAATTGCCTGATGATATTGAACTTGCGATCGAAGCGGAATTGGATAAAGAGATTGAATGTGTGGAGTCGGCTGAGTTGGGTAAAGCAACCCGTCTAAACGATGCTGCAGGTCGATACATTGAGTTTTGCAAAAGTACTTTTCCTTCTGCGCTGACTCTCTCAAGTCTTAAAATTGTGGTTGACTGTGCGCATGGTGCCACTTATCACATCGCTCCTAATGTATTTAAAGAACTGGGTGCAGAAGTTATTGCGATGGGCGTTGAGCCTAATGGCACGAATATCAACGATGAAGTTGGCGCGACGGATGTACGTGCTTTACAAAAGCGTGTGGTAGAAGAGCAAGCGCACTTAGGGTTGGCGTTTGATGGCGATGGGGATCGCCTGATCATGGTTGACCATTTAGGTAATAAAGTAGATGGTGATCAAATTGCCTACATCATCGCCAGAGATGCGCTACGCCGTGGTGAGCTAAAAGGTGGTGTTGTTGGTACGTTGATGACTAACTTAGGTATGGAAAACGGCCTGAAGCAGCTGGGTATTCCGTTTGTACGTGCTGCGGTAGGTGACCGTTATGTTATGGAGCAGTTACTTGCGAAGGGTTGGAAGATAGGTGCTGAAAACTCTGGCCATATTATCCTGCTAGATAAAGTCACAACCGGTGATGCGATTGTTGCTGCTTTACAGGTACTTGCTTCAATTATTGGTAGCGATATGTCGCTATACGATCTTTCTCAAGGAATGAAGCTGTACCCGCAAGTTCTGGAAAACGTTCGTTTCTCTGGAGATGTAAACCCACTAGAAGCAAAAGCCGTATTGGACTCTGTTGCTGACGTTGAAGCTGAATTAGGCGATAAAGGTCGAGTGCTACTGCGTAAGTCGGGTACAGAGCCACTTATTCGCGTAATGGTCGAAGGCGAAGATGCAGAACTTGTACAGAGCTCAGCATTGAAGATTGCTGAAGCGGTAAAAGCAAGTTTCTAA
- the secG gene encoding preprotein translocase subunit SecG has protein sequence MFTVLLVIYLLAALGVIGLVLIQQGKGADMGASFGAGASNTVFGASGSGNFLTRTTAILATVFFVVSLLLGRMSTHKTESQWVDPTLGQPVVEQVKDAASEVPAPTGDEIPQ, from the coding sequence ATGTTTACAGTTCTACTTGTGATTTACCTGTTGGCGGCGCTTGGTGTGATTGGCCTTGTGTTGATTCAACAAGGTAAAGGCGCAGATATGGGAGCCTCGTTCGGTGCTGGTGCTTCAAACACAGTGTTTGGTGCTAGCGGCTCAGGTAATTTCTTAACCCGAACAACTGCTATTTTAGCAACCGTATTTTTTGTCGTTAGCTTGCTACTTGGTCGTATGTCTACGCACAAGACCGAGTCTCAATGGGTAGACCCAACGTTAGGTCAGCCAGTTGTTGAACAAGTTAAGGACGCAGCGAGTGAAGTTCCAGCACCTACAGGTGATGAAATTCCTCAATAA
- the rimP gene encoding ribosome maturation factor RimP gives MTGLERQLTEMLEAPVEASGYELVGLEFIRAGAHSTLRIYIDHENGINVDDCAEVSHQVSAVLDVEDPISVAYSLEVSSPGLERPLFKAAHYEQFIGHEVSIVLKMAVANRRKWKGIIHGVDGETVTVTVEGQQEEFALSNISKANLIPKF, from the coding sequence ATGACTGGTTTAGAAAGACAACTTACTGAAATGCTTGAAGCTCCTGTTGAGGCGTCGGGCTATGAGTTGGTTGGATTAGAATTCATTCGTGCAGGCGCGCACTCAACGCTACGCATCTATATTGACCATGAAAATGGCATTAACGTGGACGACTGTGCAGAAGTTAGCCACCAAGTAAGTGCGGTACTAGACGTTGAAGATCCAATTTCGGTTGCTTACAGCCTAGAAGTGTCTTCTCCAGGTTTAGAAAGACCGCTTTTCAAAGCAGCACATTACGAGCAATTTATTGGTCACGAGGTCAGCATCGTTTTGAAAATGGCTGTAGCAAACCGTCGTAAGTGGAAAGGTATTATCCACGGCGTTGATGGCGAAACAGTGACAGTTACTGTTGAAGGTCAGCAAGAAGAGTTTGCTTTAAGTAACATTTCAAAAGCTAACCTGATCCCTAAATTTTAG
- the nusA gene encoding transcription termination factor NusA — MSKEILAVAEAVSNEKAVPRERIFEALEIALATSTKKKYEIEIDVRVAIDRKTGEFVTYRRWLVVDNVENPTKEISLEAAQYDDDSVELGDYVEDEIQSVTFDRITTQTAKQVIVQKVREAERAQIVEQFIDNEGDLITGVVKKVNRDTVVLDLGNNAEAVILRDDQLPRENFRPGDRVRGLLYKVAPEARGFQLFITRSKPEMLAELFRVEVPEIAEDIIELKGAARDPGSRAKIAVKTNDKRIDPVGACVGMRGARVQAVSGELGGERIDIVLWDDNPAQFVINAMAPADVASIIVDEDAHAMDIAVEADNLAQAIGRNGQNVRLASQLTGWELNVMTVADLQKKHAEESQASIENFMKYLDIEEDFAQLLVEEGFSTLEEVAYVPVNELLEVDGLNEELIEELRGRAKDALTTIALAQEESFEGLEPADDLLGLEGLEREMAYKLAAKGVATLEDLADQGIDDLEGIEGLTEERAGELIMAARNICWFGEEA; from the coding sequence ATGAGTAAAGAAATTTTAGCGGTAGCAGAAGCGGTATCGAACGAAAAAGCGGTACCTCGTGAGCGTATCTTTGAAGCTCTTGAGATTGCTCTAGCAACTTCTACAAAGAAAAAATACGAAATCGAAATCGACGTACGTGTTGCTATTGACCGTAAAACGGGTGAATTCGTGACTTACCGTCGCTGGTTGGTGGTAGACAATGTTGAAAACCCAACCAAAGAGATCTCTCTAGAAGCGGCACAATATGACGATGATTCAGTTGAGCTAGGCGATTACGTAGAAGACGAGATCCAATCAGTAACGTTTGACCGTATTACGACTCAAACGGCTAAGCAAGTTATCGTACAAAAAGTTCGTGAAGCTGAGCGTGCACAAATCGTTGAGCAGTTCATTGACAACGAAGGTGACCTAATCACTGGTGTTGTTAAGAAAGTAAACCGCGACACTGTCGTACTTGATCTGGGCAACAACGCAGAAGCGGTAATCCTACGTGATGACCAACTTCCTCGTGAAAACTTCCGTCCAGGTGACCGTGTTCGTGGTCTTCTGTACAAAGTGGCTCCAGAAGCGCGTGGTTTCCAACTGTTCATCACTCGTTCTAAGCCTGAAATGCTAGCAGAACTATTCCGTGTTGAAGTGCCTGAAATCGCTGAAGACATCATCGAGCTTAAAGGCGCGGCGCGTGATCCAGGTTCTCGTGCGAAGATCGCAGTTAAGACTAACGACAAGCGTATTGACCCTGTTGGTGCGTGTGTTGGTATGCGTGGTGCACGTGTACAAGCGGTTTCTGGCGAGCTTGGCGGTGAGCGTATCGATATCGTGCTTTGGGATGATAACCCAGCTCAGTTCGTTATCAACGCAATGGCTCCAGCTGATGTTGCATCTATCATCGTTGATGAAGATGCGCACGCAATGGACATCGCTGTTGAAGCAGATAACCTAGCACAAGCTATCGGTCGTAATGGCCAAAACGTTCGTCTTGCCTCTCAACTAACAGGTTGGGAACTGAACGTAATGACAGTGGCAGATCTTCAGAAGAAACACGCTGAAGAATCACAAGCGTCGATTGAAAACTTCATGAAGTACCTTGATATCGAAGAGGACTTCGCACAGCTACTTGTTGAAGAAGGTTTCTCAACATTAGAAGAAGTTGCTTACGTACCAGTAAACGAGCTACTTGAAGTCGATGGTCTGAATGAAGAGCTAATCGAAGAGCTACGTGGTCGTGCGAAAGATGCACTAACAACAATCGCATTAGCGCAAGAAGAGTCTTTTGAAGGTCTTGAGCCAGCAGATGATCTCCTTGGACTTGAAGGTCTAGAGCGCGAAATGGCATATAAATTGGCAGCAAAAGGTGTGGCAACACTGGAAGACCTCGCTGACCAAGGCATTGACGATTTAGAAGGTATTG